In Carassius gibelio isolate Cgi1373 ecotype wild population from Czech Republic chromosome B2, carGib1.2-hapl.c, whole genome shotgun sequence, a single genomic region encodes these proteins:
- the rgs5b gene encoding regulator of G-protein signaling 5b, translating to MCRSLEHLPVTCLERAKELKARFGSFLLKQELSIMGHSQKNKKRTPEDRQKWSFHDVLAHKEGLCAFTTFLASEYSEENIAFYLACEEYRNTKSSSKLCAKARKIYEEFIASDAPREVNLDHETRNITLKNMEQPTPSCFNLAQSKINTLMEKDCYPRFLKSAVYQELITQHVG from the exons ATGTGCCGATCACTAGAGCATCTGCCAGTCACTTGTCTGGAAAG GGCAAAGGAGCTCAAGGCTCGGTTTGGAAGTTTTCTACTAAAGCAAGAGCTCAGTATCATGGGCCACtcacaaaagaataaaaaacgTACACCGGAGGACAGACAGAAATGGTCTTTCCATGATGTCCTGGCACACAAAG AGGGGCTGTGCGCTTTCACGACGTTCCTGGCATCTGAGTACAGTGAAGAAAATATTGCTTTCTATTTGGCCTGTGAGGAATACAGGAACACAAAGAGCTCATCGAAGCTGTGCGCCAAGGCCAGGAAAATCTATGAGGAGTTCATCGCCTCTGACGCACCAAGAGAG GTTAATCTTGATCATGAAACTAGAAACATCACCTTGAAGAATATGGAGCAGCCCACACCGTCCTGCTTCAACCTTGCCCAGAGTAAAATTAACACCCTCATGGAGAAAGACTGCTACCCTCGATTCCTCAAGTCAGCTGTCTACCAGGAACTCATCACACAGCATGTGGGTTAA